The nucleotide sequence ACCAGTGCTTCAGTCCCCCAACGACGGGGGAGAACTACTTCTACTACCCCGCCTACGAGGCCGTGCAGGAGCCCTGCAGATTTGATCCTGTATGTAATTCATTAATTTAATTGTCtcaacatattatatatatgatgaatGGACTGATAATACAGTTTGTGTATATATCGTACGCATGCGCAGAACAAGGCTCCAATTGTGAAGATCGACAGCTACTCCTTCGTGGATCCCAACGACGAGGAAGCTCTCAAGCAGGCAGTGTACTCACAAGGGCCCGTATCCGTCCTCATCGAAGCTAGCTACGAATTCATGATCTACCAAGGGGTAGGCTATACTGCTGTTTGTTTACAGTACTTCTCcctctatattttaatgtatgacgccgttgattttttaaccaacgtttgatcactcgtcttattcgaaatttttatgcaaatataaaaatacttatgtcatgcttaaagaacatctgatgataattacataaattttttgaataaaacgaaagGTGAAACGtttatcaaaaagtcaacggcgtcatacattaaaatacttgaagtactaattaattttctcccaaatatatatatatatatatatatatatatatatatatatatatatatatatatatatatatatatatatatatatatatatatatatatatatatatatatatatatatatatatatatatatatatatatatatatatataacaatttctagttACTCCTCatatataagccaaaaaaatatatattataagtTGAAACGGAGGGATATATATACTAACTACTAAATTATTGCACATTGATACATATCGTACTACATATATTAactataattatttatttaattagggtgtgtttagtggGCCATGCGGAACTGAGTTGAACCACGCGGTGTTGGTGGTGGGTTACGACGAGACGGAGGACGGCACACCCTACTGGATAGTCAAGAACTCGTGGGGCGCAGGATGGGGCGAGAGCGGCTACATCCGCATGATCCGCAACATCCCAGCTCCGGAGGGTATATGCGGCATCGCCATGTACCCGATCTACCCTATCAAGAGCTGCCCCTGCCCCATCACCGccgcttctgctgctgcttaaATCATCCATGATCTGTCGTCGTACGTCTTCCAACATATATACCGTAAATGTTATAGCACGCGTGCATAAAATTATCTgtggaaataaataaatatgcacGCGTCGCGTGGATATAtaattactactactacgtACGTGTAGACGAAATAATATGAGTGTGCATGTGTACTTGTGTGTACCTATGTGATTGAATAAAATAGAGCTCTGCTCCCGTATATACGCATGCATGTGTATGTAGATATGCTTGCTTGACAAGCGGCAATTAATATAAGAGCTCTGCTAGTTAAAGAATTACATATGTTCTTTTATGTTCTATTTAATTTCGGATCGGACTACGTACGAGCTGTATTTATATTAGCCAGAACTGTGGCACAGTGATGCAAAACTACTTAAATTGTAAGTATTTTAACACCTACATCCTTCgtctaaaaaaatcaacttctaatTATAAATCATGGTCAGAAATTAGTCTTGTTATATGAAGGTTCACTACGTTAGGTTGGATCACCTCTAACTAGCTCAAACCCTCCCCTCTGATGGGTTCGGCCCTGATAAAAAATGAGTGGTTAGTGATAATCCTACTCACCTTACTCACCTCTACCAACTCGAGGCCCGTTAGAGGAGAATGTCGCCTCTAACGGATCGCAACAAAGTCGCCCGTTGGAGGTGACTGTCACCTCGGACGGCTAGATAGGGATACGAAAGAACCCATAAACCTTACTCATTGCCAGAATTCCAGCCCACCAATATGGACAGGCCAGTATCTAGGAGTTACTAGCTAGGCCTAAATGGGTAAGGTAACCCAAAGTACTGAAGCAACAAATATAGGCTAAATTATGCGCACGCATATCAGTACCGAAGGTCCTTTTGCATTATTAGCTTGTAGGAAAGCTTGTACAGTATGTACGTtcattactactccctccgtcccaaaaagaagCAACCTAGGAGGGGATGTGACCCTTCCCAGAATAATGTATGTGGATATAGGAGGGGTCACATCCCTAGACCTAGGAGGGGTCACATCCCTTCCTAGGTCgattctttttgggacggagggagtactgcttCAGCAAACGATCTAGCTGGTACGGTGTGAAACGTTTTTTGGGAACGGGGATGAAGTAAGCTCGACGCGCGATATCCAACGTACCATGCGGGTAGTTCTATTATTACACCCATATACGGCAATTTTACTAGTAAAAAGTTAAGAAATATATGTCGATCGAAGGAATAATTAACAACAAgagctttatttatttatcaagCACACCAACGTACACACGCATACACTGCTATATCGTTTTATTCAAACTCCATACACACTCGGGTAATGTATACATGTCTTTATCCACATGTGCGCGTGCTGAATATGTAcctttatttatttacttatgCACATGTGTGTAATGTATATATAGTTGACGATCTATTAATAAGTTTCGTAGTACGTACTATGCATGTGTATAGTGTATGTGCGTGTAGTTGTACGTACATGTATAGCTcagttatatatgtatattgcaTGGTAGGTTGGCTAGTAGGATGCGATAGCAGTTGGGGTTTTTGGGGGGCAGGGACACTTCTTTATAGGATATGTGGCGTGCGTGGCGATGCCACATAGGCCATCTGGGGTTCCCACGTCACGTTTCATGCGGATGTAGCCGCTCTCGGCCCAGTTTGCGCCCCATGAATTCTTGACGATCCAGAATTTTGTCTCGTAGTCACACCATACCCCACTACCAGCACAGCATGGTTCAACGGTGGTGGCGTTTGGCAAGGCCCAGTGAACACGCCctgcatccatgcatgcacaGTGATAAGTTCATTTTCAGCATTTTAATTAAATTTCACTCGCGAATTGAATTAGGTGAATATTATTGGTGAGAGAGATAATCGCTGACCCCTTGGTAGAACTGCCACCCGCTGGCGTCGAGTGCCACAGAGATGGGCTGCTGGTAGACTTTGAGCAGCAGGGCGGCCTCGCTTTTGTTCACCCACTTTACATCGTCCACCGTGATGATGGGTTGTTTGCCTGCCACCGTTCTGCACGGATGCTTCGTGGCATCGTAGGCCGGGTAGTACGGTTCCTTCCCGCACCGATCCAGGGTGATCCCGTTCTTGACGATGTACTGCTGCGCCTGGTCGGGCCAACCGCCGGAGCAGTCGCCGGCGCCGAAGCAGTCGAGCACCTGCTGTTCCGACAGCGTCAGCAGGTTCCCTGTCATGATCGCGTTTATCCCCTCCACCGCGCCCACCGCCGAGAACGCCCAGCAGCTCCCTttgtaattaattagttaatccCATTCATTAATTTTATCAAACAATTTATTAGCATGTTTTCGTAATTAAGTGAATTATTAAACATGTTATACGTACCGCAACCGTCTTGGTCCTTGACATCAGTCACAGCACCATGCTGCCTCCAATCCCACGTCGCCGGAGGGGACACGTCGCCGACCAGCAGCTGCTCCTCCTCGATCGGCCTCGCTtgcagcgccggcgccggagacgcCGGTGTCGTCTACCTTGGCGCCGGTGTATTTGGCCATGAACTCCTCGGAAGTCATGTCGGCGAACTTGTTGAGGCCGAGCCAGTAGGACATGCCCTTCCTCTTGTTGAATTCGTGGATGTACCTG is from Oryza sativa Japonica Group chromosome 9, ASM3414082v1 and encodes:
- the LOC4347870 gene encoding LOW QUALITY PROTEIN: thiol protease SEN102 (The sequence of the model RefSeq protein was modified relative to this genomic sequence to represent the inferred CDS: substituted 2 bases at 2 genomic stop codons), whose translation is MRKSLVVVLGVVVAAAAMAVAASAHDVPFTDKDLESEESMWSLYERWRSVYASSSXPGPAXWGDLAEKVSRFEVFKKNARYIHEFNKRKGMSYWLGLNKFADMTSEEFMAKYTGAKVDDTGEEQLLVGDVSPPATWDWRQHGAVTDVKDQDGCGSCWAFSAVGAVEGINAIMTGNLLTLSEQQVLDCFGAGDCSGGWPDQAQQYIVKNGITLDRCGKEPYYPAYDATKHPCRTVAGKQPIITVDDVKWVNKSEAALLLKVYQQPISVALDASGWQFYQGVSDYLSHQ